The genomic DNA ATGACTGTATCTATTGCTATTATCGGTAAAAGTGGGAGTGGAAAGACAACCCTTACAAATTCATTATTAACTGCTTTACACGAGTCACATCCTGATAAGTCAATACTTCTTGTCGATAATGATTTAACCTGTGAGCTTGGATATACTTTTGGAATTGAAACAAAAGACACAATCTCTGAAATAAGATCAGGAAAATATAAATATAAAACCCAAATTCCTCCTAATATGTCAAAGCAGGAGTATATCGAATGGGCTTTACAGGATATGATTATTAACCTGTATGATGAAATTGATATTATTGCATCAGGGATGGTATCAACAAAAGATTGTAGTTGCTTTGCCGCAAATCAAATAAATGATGCTCTGGTTAAATTGTTTAAATCATATGATCTTGTTATTTTTGACTGTGAATATGATCTGGAATACTTATATCAACTCGTAGATTATCCTATTGATGTTACATTAATTGTAAGTGATACTTCTCTAACCTCTGTATATTCAGCGGAGAAAATTAAACAGTTATCTTTAAAATATTCCTCTCCGGGGCAATTGGGCCTTGTTCTTAATAAAGTAAAAAGCCGTCAGGTTCCAGAGAATGTCTCTCAGGTACTTAGTGAATATGATTTGAATGTACTCGGATTTTTGCCTTATGATGAGGAATTGGAGAATGATAATATAATTAGAGATTCAGAAGTTGTAATTGAGGCAGCAAAAGAGCTTTTATTCAGGTTAAATCTGCCACCTCTATAGTAAATTTAAGGAGAGATTATGGCTACTTTAATTCAAGGCAAAGAAGTTGCTCAAAAGATACGTGAAAATATCAAAAATGAAGTTGCTAATCTTGAAACTAAGCCTTCATTGGTAGTTATCATTGTTGGCAATAATCCTGCAAGTAAAGTATATGTTGGCATGAAAGAAAAAGCCGCTCAAGAAGTCGGTATAAATTCAACAACTATTCGACTTGATGAAAACATAAGCCAGCAAGAACTTGAAAATAAAATTGAAGAATTAAATCAGGATAAAGATGTAAATGCTATTTTAGTTCAATTACCGTTACCAAAGCATATTAATACTGATGAAATTATTGAGAAAATCTTGCCGGAAAAAGATGTAGATGGTTTTCACCCTGTTAATATGGGCAAATTAGTCACAGGATTAAAGCCTGATGCAGTACCATGTACTCCAGCTGGAGTAATGAAGCTTTTAGAAGAGTATAATATTGATATAGAGTCTAAAAATGCGGTGGTTATAGGCAGATCTAATATTGTCGGAAAGCCTGTATCAATATTATTACTTGATAAAAACGCCACGGTAACAATATGCCATAGTAGAACAAGAAATCTAAAAGATATAACAAGTCAGGCAGATATTCTTATAGCTGCTGTAGGCAGGCCTGAACTTATTAAAGGAGATTTCGTCAAAGAAGGTGCTGTCGTTATTGATGTAGGGGTAAACAGAACAGCTGATGGCAAACTTGTTGGCGATGTGGATTTTGATGAAGTTGAACCTAAAGCTGGTTATATAACACCGGTCCCAGGTGGAGTCGGTCCTATGACCATTGCAATGTTACTATCAAATACTTTAAATCTATATAAGAATCAGGTTAAACAATCGTAAATATCATATTATCGTAAGATGACTAAGAAACTATCCAAAAATAAAAAATGTATAATTGTCATTGCGAAGATTCCGAAGGAATCTGTGGCAATCTACCCATTTAACAATTAAAGGCTATTATCCAGATTCAAGATAAAAGGAGAAAAATAATGAAACTCATTGGAGAAAATATCCATATTATTTCTAAAAAAACCAGAACTGCTATAGAAGAAAGAGATAGCCAGTACATTCAGGAACTTGCTAAAAGACAGGTTGATGCTGGCATGGATTGGGTAGATTTAAATATTGGGCCAGCTAGGCGTAGTTCAGGTGAAGTTATGAAATGGTTAATTTCTACTATTCATGAAGTAACAAATCCTAATTTCTCCTTTGACACAACAAACATGATTGAGATGAGTGCAGGATTAAGCACTATATCTAATCCTCAAGATTGTATAGTTAATAGTGCAAGCGGTGATCCTGAAAGATTAGAGAATATGGTCAAGCTTGCAGCTGATTACAAT from Candidatus Melainabacteria bacterium RIFOXYA2_FULL_32_9 includes the following:
- a CDS encoding bifunctional methylenetetrahydrofolate dehydrogenase/methenyltetrahydrofolate cyclohydrolase (catalyzes the formation of 5,10-methenyltetrahydrofolate from 5,10-methylenetetrahydrofolate and subsequent formation of 10-formyltetrahydrofolate from 5,10-methenyltetrahydrofolate), which produces MATLIQGKEVAQKIRENIKNEVANLETKPSLVVIIVGNNPASKVYVGMKEKAAQEVGINSTTIRLDENISQQELENKIEELNQDKDVNAILVQLPLPKHINTDEIIEKILPEKDVDGFHPVNMGKLVTGLKPDAVPCTPAGVMKLLEEYNIDIESKNAVVIGRSNIVGKPVSILLLDKNATVTICHSRTRNLKDITSQADILIAAVGRPELIKGDFVKEGAVVIDVGVNRTADGKLVGDVDFDEVEPKAGYITPVPGGVGPMTIAMLLSNTLNLYKNQVKQS